The proteins below are encoded in one region of Glandiceps talaboti chromosome 17, keGlaTala1.1, whole genome shotgun sequence:
- the LOC144448614 gene encoding uncharacterized protein LOC144448614 yields MADKLNVTNTSILYYLFWTAVTIAESSKVYDADVLILGGGAAGIAAGKTLSDAGVTSFLIVEGSDRIGGRVRSAKFGGVTVELGANWVYDHPVNVDEKSFVELIKSYKLDGKMTDWDNWVIYSENGTDLTKEADVRSEDLSAAESIAFKAAYQVVAEERSGGDMSIRSALRLSGWYPKTPLDDVIEYLDFDFELAATPQVTSLKDMTVLNCSNELFITDQRGFVSFLETMTSDYLEINDPRLIFNTIVTKIAWSENDVTVTCKHGRTFSAPYAILTFSLGVLQNNAVEFSPELPIRKSHEIHKFQIGLYTKIFLQFPSTFWDKQEILLYAHQVRGFYPVWQNLNVEGAFPGKHILMVTVTDEESRRLERETDESVQREVMTVLRRIYGDEIPEPVNFLMTRWSRDPLFYGAYSNRPVEASETTMRILQENVGRLYFGGEATHAQWHGFLQGALDSGRREAEKVSSHLKFVDPKLSHDDLKVDHHDDVRCHGNVYTKLHDNRCIE; encoded by the coding sequence ATGGCGGACAAGCTCAATGTAACGAACACTTCCATTTTGTATTACTTGTTCTGGACTGCCGTTACTATCGCAGAATCGTCGAAAGTTTACGACGCCGATGTTTTGATTCTTGGTGGTGGGGCAGCTGGTATCGCTGCTGGCAAAACTTTATCAGATGCAGGTGTAACAAGCTTTTTAATTGTGGAAGGGTCAGACCGTATTGGAGGACGAGTACGCAGTGCCAAATTCGGTGGTGTCACCGTGGAACTTGGAGCAAACTGGGTGTACGACCACCCAGTTAATGTCGATGAAAAGTCATTCGTTGAATTGATAAAGAGTTACAAATTAGACGGGAAAATGACTGACTGGGATAATTGGGTGATTTACAGCGAAAATGGGACAGACTTGACGAAAGAAGCCGATGTTAGGTCTGAAGACCTAAGTGCAGCGGAAAGCATTGCCTTTAAAGCAGCATACCAAGTAGTGGCCGAAGAAAGGTCAGGTGGTGACATGTCGATCCGATCGGCATTGAGGCTCAGTGGTTGGTACCCGAAAACACCCTTGGATGACGTAATCGAATATCTTGATTTTGACTTTGAACTAGCCGCAACACCCCAGGTAACATCTTTAAAAGATATGACCGTGTTGAACTGCTCGAATGAACTCTTCATAACTGATCAACGTGGGTTTGTGTCATTTCTCGAAACAATGACGAGTGATTATCTAGAGATCAATGATCCCAGACTAATATTTAACACAATAGTGACGAAGATTGCGTGGAGTGAGAATGACGTCACCGTTACCTGTAAACATGGACGCACTTTTTCGGCGCCGTACGCAATCTTGACTTTTAGTCTTGGCGTTTTACAAAACAATGCTGTAGAATTTTCTCCTGAGCTACCAATCCGGAAAAGTCATGAAATACACAAATTTCAAATAGGACTGTATACTAAAATTTTCTTACAATTTCCAAGTACATTTTGGGACAAGCAAGAAATTCTGCTGTACGCCCACCAAGTTCGAGGATTTTACCCAGTATGGCAAAACCTGAACGTTGAGGGCGCATTTCCAGGTAAGCATATCCTTATGGTGACTGTGACAGACGAAGAATCACGAAGATTAGAACGTGAGACGGATGAATCCGTACAAAGGGAAGTGATGACGGTGCTGAGGAGAATTTACGGAGACGAAATTCCCGAACCTGTTAACTTTCTGATGACTCGCTGGTCACGTGATCCGTTATTCTACGGTGCATATAGCAATAGGCCAGTAGAGGCATCGGAAACAACAATGAGAATATTACAGGAAAACGTTGGTCGACTCTATTTTGGAGGCGAAGCAACACATGCACAGTGGCATGGATTTTTACAGGGGGCGCTTGACTCAGGACGAAGGGAAGCTGAAAAGGTTTCATCACATTTAAAATTTGTAGATCCTAAATTATCACATGATGACTTAAAAGTTGACCATCATGATGACGTTAGATGTCATGGTAACGTATACACAAAGTTACATGACAATAGATGCATTGAGTAG